The following DNA comes from Methanocorpusculum vombati.
GGTGATGAACAGGAACACGTCAGTGCTGTCGGTGTTGGTACCAGTGAGTTTAATTTCGTCACCGATGTAGTAGGAACCGTCACCGGATGCGGCAATGGTTACTGCTCCCTTCTCGACTTTGACTTTGACTTTGTCGTAATTGCTGGCATCGAAGATCATATCACCAGATGTATCCTGAATCAGATCAGATACCTTTACGGTGTAGGTCTTGTCTTCGGTGGTCTTGTCGGTGTTGAACTGAATCGTTCTCTTACCGGATGCATCAGTCTTGAAGACTCCTCCGATTGCCGGGTAATAACCATCGTAGAAGATTTCACCAGGTGCAGAGACCTGAACTCCGGCTACATTATAGTATCCGAGTGTGTATCCTGCTGCAGGAACAGATTGTTCAGGATAAGTGCTCTGGAATCCAACCTGTCCTCCCTGAAGTGTCGGGTTGACCTCATTGTTTGACGGAGTTTCCAGATAGACTGCATACTGGTGCAGGCTTTCACCACTGATAGTGACCGTGAACGGGTTGCTGCGGACAACAGAGTCCTTTGCTGCCGTGATGGTCAGGGTGCTGCTCTGGAGGGTGAAGGAAATCGTGTTGGATTTCTTTGCGTAATCGGAGAATGCATCTGGGGAGGTGTATTCTGCCTGAGCAGTCCAAGTTCCTGCGGTTGCGTCATTGCCTGCCATAACCGGGTTTGGATTTGCAGTGGTCTGAGCACTGGTAAGTGGTACCGGGTTAAAGCTTGTCTGAGGAACTGCACCAGATGCATAACCGAAGTCAGTGGTCTTACCATTTGCCGGGGTTGTGAAGACAATCTTTGCAGTTGCTGTCGGGGTAAGTGTGGCGAATGCCGGACCGACTTTCGGTGCGTTGATCAGGAAGTTAACATAGGTGTCCTTGTTGATGGTCTTGCCGTCAATGGAATCACCTTTGCTTGCGGCAAGTTCTGCCTCAATGGAGATTTCCGGATACCAGATGTTGACAATTGTTCCTGCACCATATGCACCTGAATAATAGGTTCCATACTGACCGTTAACAACAGCTTCTGTAAGGTAGAACACACCGTTATCTCCAGAGATCTGGTTGACAACACTCGGGCTAGTTCCGTCAGAGTATTTTGTTAACTTAGTCGCACCTGCCACATAGATGTGCTCAAAAACAAAGGCATCATTTCCACTGGTAACAGCCCTGGAATTTCCAGGAGTTGTAACCTCAATCTCGACAGGCACTGTCAGATTGAGAGCAGACCCAGTCGGCGTCGTCGTGTTGATGTTGAACTTAAATGTTCCGAGGGTGGCTGGAGTCCACTCCAGGTAGGCTACATTGGCACCTCCTCCTCCAAGAACAATAGTCATTGGAGTAGTCGTCTCCACTGCAGGAGTAGTACCAGTGACGTTAATCAGCTGGAAGGTAGTAGATGCAGTGAGAGAAGCATTTGTCACTGTAAAGTTAACAGTTCCTCCAATCTCAACGCTAGTTACATTTGGTGTAACCGTCACGTTGTCTGCTGCAGACACAGCGCCCATAAACAGCGCTGAAATGAGCAATACGGCGAGAACTGCCATTATTTTCATGTTTTTCAAATGTAATTCCTCCTAAATGAGGATTCAATCATGAAAAATAATTATACGAGAAAATCTCGAAAAACTGCAAAAGCACTATCCAAAAATTCCAAAAAATGCAACTCCAAAAAATCCCCATTAAACATCCTACCAAATTCGATCCAAAAATACGCCGAATCCTCGCGAATTTTACACCAAACACACTTCACTGATCAACGAAGACCACCCAACAGGATAACAAAAACACCCAAAAACACGCAGATAAAGTACAACAAATCAAACCATATGAAATTGAATCCTTCCCCACAAACAAACCTTGAATCCTACCAAACAAAAACACCCCAAAAAAGAGAAGAAAAATTACAGCCCCGAACCTGAACCCGCCGCCCCGCCGCGTCCCAGTTCCTGATGGGCCTTCGCAAGATGCTGCGCACCAAGTGCGCCCAGAAGTGACAACTCCCCCGCCAGAACCGCAGTTGCCATAATCTCCGCAAATGCCTTTGCATGATCTCCCGGATTCTCTCCGCCGCCCGCAACACCAAGCATTGACAAACATGCATGCTGCGTCGCAATACCCGTCCCGCCGCCGACCGTACCCACCTGAAGCGACGGCAGAGACACCGACACATACACACCGCCGGGGACCGCATCCACCGTCGTAATCGCATTGCTCCCCTCCACAACATGGGCCGGATCCTGACCGCAGGCCAAAAACATCGCCGCAATCACATTCGCCGCATGCGCATTAAACCCAAGTGACACCGCACGTGCCGAGCCCACCAGATTCTTCCGCGTATTCACCTCTACAAGCGTCCGTGCATCAGTCTTAAACTGTGACGCAACCAACTCATCCGACAAAAACACACCCGCAACAACCGACTTCCCCCGTCCCTCAATCACATTAATCGCCGACGGCTTCTTATCGCAGCACATATTTCCGGACGTTGACACCATCCGTGCCCCCGTCTCCGCCTCGATCAGCTTTGCCGCAGCCTCAGACGCAATCGTCGCCATATTCATTCCCATCGCATCCTTCGTATCAAACTCAAACCGCACAAACACATTCGTTCCCACCACATACGTCGTGAGACCAATCAGTTCCCCGTGACGCGTCGTCTCCTCAGCCGCAACCTTCAGCAGCAGCAGATTATCCTCAGCCCAGCGGGCGACCTCTGTTGCATGCGCAACAGAGGTCGCCGCAAACACCGGAGCCCGCGTCATCCCGTCACGGAGAATCCGCACCTCCGCACCCCCTGCCTTCCGGATAGCACCGCAGCCCCGGTTAATCGACGCAATAAGCGCCCCCTCCGTTGTTGCCAGCGGAAGCCAGAACGAACCTTTCGCATACTCGCCGTTTACGATGACGGGGCCTGCAACACCCACCGGAATCTGCACGCAGCCGATCATATTCTCAATATTTCGGGTAACCACGCGATCGATCGGAATCGTATAGGCACCTACCGCCGCAAGATCGGAGGAAGTCTCCTCCTCGATATAGTTCCGGCGCAAAGCCACCGCATCATCTGCGGGCATCAGCTTTTCCAGAGCGTACAGTTTCAGATCGCCTGAACGGATTTTTGCAAGCTGCTCATCCATAGTATATACCATTCAGCACGCACACTAAAACATTTTTCTGACCGCAGACCTAATAATACCAAAAAGGTGTTCCATGCAGAAATACGCAAAAATTCTTGAATCCGTCAGAACGGCATCGCCGCTCATCCACCAGATCACGAATTACGTCACCGTCAATGACTGTGCCAACATCACACTCTGTATCGGGGCATCCCCAGTCATGTCACACGCTCCCGAAGATGTCATCGATATGACGAAGATCGCAAGCGCCCTCGTGCTCAACATCGGTACCCTTGACTCCAAACAGATCGAGGGAATGCTCGTTGCGGGCAGCGTTGCTGCTGACCGGAACATTCCGATCATCCTTGACCCCGTAGGGGCAGGCGCTACCCCGTACCGGACAAAGACCGCACAGCAGCTGATCGAAGAACTCCCGATCACTGTCATCAAAGGAAACGCCGGAGAGATCGGAACGCTGGCAGGAACCACCGCGACCGTCCGCGGGGTTGACTCCGGCGGGGTTGCGGGCGATCGAAAAACGATTGTCCGGGATCTCGCAGCCAGGCTTGGATGTGTTGTCATCATGAGCGGGGAAGAGGATCTGATCAGCAACGGGTCCCGTGTTGCAGGTGTTCGCAACGGTGTTCCCTTAATGGGCCGACTATCCGGTACCGGTTGCATGGCATCCGCGGTTACCGGAGCGTTCGCCGCGGTTGCCCCGGATACGATGGACGGCTGTATTGCCGCCATGGTCTCGCTCGGCATCGCCGGTGAAGCGGCGGCAAAGGTCGCCGCAGGCCCCGGTTCGTTCAAACCGGCATTTCTGGATGCAGTTGCTGCACTCACACCCGAACAGGTTGCCGGTCATGCCAAAGTTACCGAGTATTAAACCGATGTACGATCTCTACGTAGTTACCGACGAAAAATTATCCCGCGGTCTCACCCATGCAGAGATTGCCCGCCGTGCTGTTGCGGGCGGAGCGAATGTGATTCAGCTGCGGGATAAAGACAAATCCTCGCGGGAACTGTATGCGATCGCCTGCGAGATACGGGAGATCTGCCGGGACCGTGCACGTTTCTTTGTCAATGACCGTCTCGACATTGCCCTTGCCGCAGGAGCGGACGGGGTGCATCTTGGTCAGGATGATCTGCCAATTGAAGCTGCCCGCAGACTTGCACCGCAGGACTTTCTCATCGGTATTTCCGTAGGAAATGCCGATGAGGCCGTGGCTGCGGAGTCCGCAGGTGCAGATTACGTCGCCGTGAGTCCGGTGTTTTCAACCCCGTCGAAAACAGACGCGGGGGCAGGGCATGGGGTTGCGGCAATCAGAGAGATTCGTGCCGCGGTCACGTGCCCGGTAATCGGTATTGGCGGCATTAATGCAGACAATGCCGCAGAACTGATCGATGCAGGCCTCGATGGTGTTGCGGTCATCTCCGCGGTGGTCAGTGCCCCGGATGTGACTGCGGCGGCACAGAATCTTTCTGCGATTGTGCAGGATGCAAAGGGGCGGCGTGCATGAAAGAGCAGTGGTGTCTCCGCGTGCCGGTACAGGAGGGCGAGGTGGCACGACGGTGTGCAATTGCGGAAAATATTCTTGACCGGACACTGCGTCCCCGTGCGGAGAATGGATTTCTTCTGATACCGGTTCTCTCCCCCCATGATGGTGATGAACGTGCGGAGTTTGCGGAGAATCATGTGATTGAAGAACTCCCGCGTCACGAACAGATCGGCGGTATCGTCGTCCTGCAGGATGACGATTGTGCAGGAGCGGAAAAAATTCTTGCCGCCCGTCCTTCGGCACACACGGCCCTTTTCGCGACATCGCCGGTGGAAGGAGAGTTCCGCACAAAAACGTTCAAGGTTCTTGCGGGCAGACCGACAACCGAGACGATCTATCATGAGTATGGACGCCGCATGAAAATTGATCTGACCGCCGCATATTTTTCCGCACGGCTTGCGAATGAACGGCAGAGAATTTTGTCACAGATGCAGCCCGGCGAAAAAATTCTTGACATGTTTGCAGGTGTCGGTCCGTTTCCGGTGATGCTCGGCAGCGCCGCCGAACTGGTGATCGCAAACGATCTCAATCCCGGTGCGGTGCTGTTGATGCAGGAAAATATCCGGCTGAATCATCTGACGAATGTTATTCCGATGCTCGGCAATGCCCGCAATCTTGCCGAGATCGTATCGCCGATGAAGTTTGATCGCATTATTATGAATCTCCCGATGGATGCGGCAGAGTTTCTGCCGGCGGCAGCGCCTCTGGCAAAGTCGGGGACGATTGTGCATCTGTATTCGCTGGTTGAGAGGGAAGGCGAGCACAACGCGGATATTCTCCGCGTGTTTCCGGGTGCGAAGATTACTGAGCGGGTGCTTCGTTCGTACTCGCCGACGAGCTGGCATGCGGTGTACGATATTGAGGTTGCGGCATGCGGGTGAAGATCTGCGGCACGGCGACGTTTGCGGATCTTGCCTGTGCTGTTACGGCGGGTGCTGATGCGGTAGGGTTTCTGATGGGGATTACGCATGTGACGCAGGATGCGGTGACGCCGGAAGCAGCGGCGGCGATGGCTGCGGCCCTGCCGCCGTTTGTCGAGCCGGTTGCGGTGACGCATCTGACGAAACCGACTGATCTTATCCGAATTGTGGATGCGTCACACTGCACGACGCTGCAGATTCAGGATATGGTGACGCCGGAGGATATTGCAGAGGTTCGTGAGGCGCTGCCGTATCTCCGAATCGTAAAGGCGGTGCATGTGATGGATGCATCCGCGGTTGCGACGGCGAAGGACTTCGCCGGCGCGGCGGATGCAATTCTTTTGGATACGCGGACGGTTGATCGGATTGGCGGTACGGGCATTCCGCATGACTGGAACATCAGTGCAAAGATTGTGGAGGAGTGTTTGGTGCCGGTAATTCTTGCCGGTGGGCTGACTCCGGAGAATGTGACGGAAGCTATCCGCCGTGTCAGGCCGTATGCGGTGGATGTGCATACGGGGGTAAAAAAGAACGGGGTTCGGGAT
Coding sequences within:
- a CDS encoding phosphoribosylanthranilate isomerase, which produces MRVKICGTATFADLACAVTAGADAVGFLMGITHVTQDAVTPEAAAAMAAALPPFVEPVAVTHLTKPTDLIRIVDASHCTTLQIQDMVTPEDIAEVREALPYLRIVKAVHVMDASAVATAKDFAGAADAILLDTRTVDRIGGTGIPHDWNISAKIVEECLVPVILAGGLTPENVTEAIRRVRPYAVDVHTGVKKNGVRDAERTRAFVVNARSAPVPHTSIMG
- a CDS encoding class I SAM-dependent methyltransferase, with product MKEQWCLRVPVQEGEVARRCAIAENILDRTLRPRAENGFLLIPVLSPHDGDERAEFAENHVIEELPRHEQIGGIVVLQDDDCAGAEKILAARPSAHTALFATSPVEGEFRTKTFKVLAGRPTTETIYHEYGRRMKIDLTAAYFSARLANERQRILSQMQPGEKILDMFAGVGPFPVMLGSAAELVIANDLNPGAVLLMQENIRLNHLTNVIPMLGNARNLAEIVSPMKFDRIIMNLPMDAAEFLPAAAPLAKSGTIVHLYSLVEREGEHNADILRVFPGAKITERVLRSYSPTSWHAVYDIEVAACG
- the thiM gene encoding hydroxyethylthiazole kinase, whose amino-acid sequence is MQKYAKILESVRTASPLIHQITNYVTVNDCANITLCIGASPVMSHAPEDVIDMTKIASALVLNIGTLDSKQIEGMLVAGSVAADRNIPIILDPVGAGATPYRTKTAQQLIEELPITVIKGNAGEIGTLAGTTATVRGVDSGGVAGDRKTIVRDLAARLGCVVIMSGEEDLISNGSRVAGVRNGVPLMGRLSGTGCMASAVTGAFAAVAPDTMDGCIAAMVSLGIAGEAAAKVAAGPGSFKPAFLDAVAALTPEQVAGHAKVTEY
- a CDS encoding MEMAR_RS02690 family S-layer glycoprotein, with amino-acid sequence MKIMAVLAVLLISALFMGAVSAADNVTVTPNVTSVEIGGTVNFTVTNASLTASTTFQLINVTGTTPAVETTTPMTIVLGGGGANVAYLEWTPATLGTFKFNINTTTPTGSALNLTVPVEIEVTTPGNSRAVTSGNDAFVFEHIYVAGATKLTKYSDGTSPSVVNQISGDNGVFYLTEAVVNGQYGTYYSGAYGAGTIVNIWYPEISIEAELAASKGDSIDGKTINKDTYVNFLINAPKVGPAFATLTPTATAKIVFTTPANGKTTDFGYASGAVPQTSFNPVPLTSAQTTANPNPVMAGNDATAGTWTAQAEYTSPDAFSDYAKKSNTISFTLQSSTLTITAAKDSVVRSNPFTVTISGESLHQYAVYLETPSNNEVNPTLQGGQVGFQSTYPEQSVPAAGYTLGYYNVAGVQVSAPGEIFYDGYYPAIGGVFKTDASGKRTIQFNTDKTTEDKTYTVKVSDLIQDTSGDMIFDASNYDKVKVKVEKGAVTIAASGDGSYYIGDEIKLTGTNTDSTDVFLFITGQNLAENGILVKALPDKVAAKENGQPVAVKTDNTWEYKWDTSKIALDTGAYTIYATSRLTNGKSSEPALISGSAGPAYGTLMTVGGTSGYYAVKLSDSEYATVSVNLKQPFLSAVPSGTIVAKGDKIYIRGTAEGNPSALNIFIFGPNFFEPYSVSVEDDGSYEKKIEIPSTMSSNQYFVVVQHPMYNDVFDAKLVAVDNAGVVQNGINWPNDNYQWAFKTVSTTTGGDAQSFIVWGSANKLQGSQAADALTKMIDSANIDDIYTKLTFTVAEPWIKITNPGDKALGSKFTISGTTNLAVDDQVLVEVMSSSFSAVEKTSTSTTSGVSQATKVVAGEGADNAWSVEVDTTNWKLDEYTIKVNGIEVDVTTTTNFNIVEKVVTTTPTTAEPTGTTPTATTAKPTETPKTPGFGAFIALAGLGAVALLVLRRN
- the hmgA gene encoding hydroxymethylglutaryl-CoA reductase (NADPH); the encoded protein is MDEQLAKIRSGDLKLYALEKLMPADDAVALRRNYIEEETSSDLAAVGAYTIPIDRVVTRNIENMIGCVQIPVGVAGPVIVNGEYAKGSFWLPLATTEGALIASINRGCGAIRKAGGAEVRILRDGMTRAPVFAATSVAHATEVARWAEDNLLLLKVAAEETTRHGELIGLTTYVVGTNVFVRFEFDTKDAMGMNMATIASEAAAKLIEAETGARMVSTSGNMCCDKKPSAINVIEGRGKSVVAGVFLSDELVASQFKTDARTLVEVNTRKNLVGSARAVSLGFNAHAANVIAAMFLACGQDPAHVVEGSNAITTVDAVPGGVYVSVSLPSLQVGTVGGGTGIATQHACLSMLGVAGGGENPGDHAKAFAEIMATAVLAGELSLLGALGAQHLAKAHQELGRGGAAGSGSGL
- the thiE gene encoding thiamine phosphate synthase, producing MPKLPSIKPMYDLYVVTDEKLSRGLTHAEIARRAVAGGANVIQLRDKDKSSRELYAIACEIREICRDRARFFVNDRLDIALAAGADGVHLGQDDLPIEAARRLAPQDFLIGISVGNADEAVAAESAGADYVAVSPVFSTPSKTDAGAGHGVAAIREIRAAVTCPVIGIGGINADNAAELIDAGLDGVAVISAVVSAPDVTAAAQNLSAIVQDAKGRRA